Sequence from the Papaver somniferum cultivar HN1 unplaced genomic scaffold, ASM357369v1 unplaced-scaffold_150, whole genome shotgun sequence genome:
gcttttcaatgatataaaatttacgaatatcCATGATATAATTTtagagataaatcatttttaaATTGTGCTCCTAGATCAATTAATAATGGGACGAAGGTAGTATTATTCATGTTTCTACCAAAAGCAATTCAAGGTTGGCTTCTGTCCTGCAGAAATCGACTCCTAATTATGATATATGGAGCCAGTTTATCCGCTAGGAGATTGCATTCTCTACTTATTTacctcgtttaattgggggccatggattTTAATTGGGGGCTTAGACATTTTATTTGCACCCCAAATTTTTCAGGGGCGTATTAAACCGAtagtgaaaatactgttttaccctttatgattttttttttattttttcaaataacGCCTTTAATTAACGACCCTTCAAATACAATAACGACTGTTAAGGGTCGCCATGATCGTATTCAATATTATTACGATCCTTTAATGCATTTCTGCCATTAATGACTCTTcgaagataacgactctttttagagaaTAGCGACTGTCAGTAACGACACTTTAAAACAATAACGACTGTTTGGAGTCGTAATATACATaataaaaacaataacgactttTTCAAAaggtcgtcagggaattgattatGTATATGACAACTCCAAACAGTCATACATTTCCGCCATGAATGACTCTTCGaagaagataacgactcttttataggaaataacgactgtttagagtcgtcactgaaacagTCGAAACGTTAACgcctgtttagagtcgtcacagAAACACTTCAATACCATGACGTTCATACAAATCTgggccaaaaaagaaaaaaaaatgaaagaaataaagaaagaaaattgcaaacaaaaaaattgaaaaaaaaaagttaaactctaattaagtaagattatcactaattaattaagattatcacaaattatataagggtagattagccatttaaaaaaatttggataagggatgacccaaattagggtgggatgaccttttttgtcctctaatggGAGGCCCCAATTAAAATCCATGGGCCCCAATTAAACGAGGCTTATTTACTCTACATAACCGCAAAATACCCTATAAACATTATGCATCAAGTTTTGCATCTGGGATAGCTATTCAAGTCCCCTCAATGTCATTGGTGATGGGGGATGGTATTCAAGTCGTTGATCAATCCCTTTTGATTTTAGCAGTGCATAAATTCAATTATTATTTATAAtaaaatcatttaacaaatacaaATCTGTCATAACATAACAAACAATCAATCAATTCACcttaaacaaaacaacaaaaacaaatacGAATCAGACAATAGTACTTCCAGAAAGAAGAGCTGTAACCAAATTGTCCAAATTTGAATCAGATGACCCACCAACTGAAGTTGattcttcagctttcttcttcCATTCCATAACTTTAATCTTCATTTCCTTACCCTTATCTCCATCCATCAATTCCCTCACAAGCTTCTCAACTTCATCTCTCTTCACATTATTATCAATCTCCATTCCAATCCCCCAATGAGCACAAGAATACCTACAATTTGTTTGTTGTTCGGCGAAAAAAGGCCAGCAAATCATATGTACACCTCCGCATATACTTTCTAGTGTTGAATTCCATCCACTATGAGTTAAAAATCCACCTATGGATGGATGGTTCAATACATCTTCTTGTGGACACCAACTTGCATACAAGCTTCTGTCTTTGGTATCCTCTAAAAACTCCGCCGGCAACATTGCTGAATCACCAGCAACTAAATCCGGCCGTATTACCCATAAGAAAGTATGTTTACTATTAGCTAGTCCCCAAGCAAATTCAATCATTTGTTGCGGAGTGATAACAGTAATACTTCCGAAATTTACGTAAACGACTGAGCCGGGTTCTTTCATATCAAGCCATTTTAAGCATTCGGGTTCTTCTTTCCATAGATTTGAACCAACGGATTGCAGCTCATTTTGGTTGGTTTGATTCAGAAGCAATGGAAGTGGACCAATTGAGTACATTGGCGGCAGTGATAACTGAGATCTAAAAGCCTCTAAAGCATCTTTTTCTAAATCATCATACGTATTGAAAATCAAGGCTGTCGCATCTTTTACTTTTGCAAGTTCGCCTATAGCGTAATTGACCATGATTTCGTCGGGATCAGTTGTTCGGACGAAACTTGGAAGGTCTCTAAACCTGATAACATCTCCAATTCCGGTCATCCAATCCATGGGCGTGTCAAGAAACCCGGCATTTGTCAGATAACTCTCATCTGCAACATGTATGCACCATCTTTATCATTGGCCATAACAGTACAAAATTTTTAAAACATACACAACAACACGCTAGAAAATTTTATCATGCTATAGCAATATAACTAGCAATGAGGCAAATGGAATATGAAATGCAATCTATTGCTTACTCTCAcagatattattttttatgattaagcaaaaaaaaaaaaaaaaaaaaaaaaaaaagttaattgcAAGTGGATTACCTTTGAGTGGAACAAGACCTTTCTGAacaagatgaggataatgaaaatAACCAGCAAAACCACAGAAACTAATAGTCCAAAAGACTACTTCAGGGATTCCAAACTCTTTCGCAACTTTGAGAGTGAAAGTACTCAGAGATCCATCAGCAACTATACAGCTAACAGGAGGTACTTCTCCAGAATCATTGAGTTTATTGAGAAGGTTCTTAAATGGCTCATAACAAGTATCTCGCATTGAAATACATAGAGATGGTATATCTTGTGTAGCGTTTACATCCTCTGGAGGTGGAAGACCATCTGGAATTGACTCGAAACGAAAATCTTGTAAACCTTGAAGAGAATCGGATCCTCTTGAATTTAGTAAACGTTGATGATTGAAATCTGAATTAACGAAAGTTACATGGAAGCCTTTGAAATGAAGAAGTTTTGCGACTTTCATCATCGGGTTTACATGACCTTGAGCTGGGTATGGAAAACAAACTACATGAGGCTTCTTCATTGTTTATCTCTTCAGATTTGTCTCACTTCTATCTCTCACTTTATCCTATGTGCGATATGTTCATGGTGTTTACGTCCATGTATATTTATGTATAGCATTTTTTTACTATACTCTAAGCATACGTACATATGACGTATTCTAGGTTAAATTCGAAGTGATAattttagcaaaatatatactgATACTACAGGCTAGTGTGCCAGGATTGACTGGCCAGTTACCATACTCTATGCGTACATATGACGTATCCTCTGACGTTGTAAGTTTTGAACAGTTATATACTACTTGTTGTAAAGTGCAGAAACAAGTTTGAATAAGAAAAATCATTCAAGGGAGGTCCATAAAGAATCTTGGCTGCATGTAGACACCTTGACACATGAGAACACCCCCCTTGGTGTCGCAAAGCTCTGGATATTATAATCCAAAATATCCTCCTAATTGTTGTTTTCGGTCGTTATCACTTATCACCACCCTACTCTGAGTCCATAAGTTTTAGGAGGTTGTAGGGCGACTGTAAAGAGCATAACTAATGCCCAAGGACCAAggtgtaattttcagtttcagtagTCCACCATTACGTTAAAACTTTGGTAGATGAGTGTAATTGCGATATAGAGTTAATCAGAAATTTTGTCTTATAGTATTAATCTTTCCTTGTAAACCAATAATATTATACTctctccgttccattttagacgatgttttAGTGTTTTTTGTATGTTCCAAAATAGACAAGAGTTTAGCTATTTTCTCTAAATTCTCACAGATTTACTCTTACTTTGGGATCACAGCATaacatttaatttaatttaagatTTTAAATCTATTCTCTATAATTTTAGGATATTTGGTCATCCCAAGTGAAATTACATGGGGATTCATAATTTATACtagaatccaaaaacaaaaaattaagagGTTTAAAATTTTAGGATGGTATTAATATGGGCAGATTTGGAAAAACATTACTCTCTTTGatgtttcttaatctgcgtgaaaaactctacaaGGTCATCTAaattgaaacggagggagtaaagaATATGCTAAATGATAAACATCCTGAGAACGTACTTGGTACGTAATCTCCACTCTACAATGACGTATTGACACTGGCAGTTTTATTGATTTGTATTTTTCCTGGCAAGTATGTCGCTTACAATCTTGTCCAAACTAGAGGAAGTAGAACCCCCCGGGTAAGATGGCCTCTTCTACTTTCCTCTTCCACTCCATAGCTTTTTTCTTCAAGTTTTTACCTTTCTCTCCTTCCATCAACTCTTTCACTAAGCTCTCAACTTCTTCTCGCTTCACATTGTTATCGATCTCCATAACCACTCCCCAGTGCTTACATAAGTACCTGCAGTTCGTTTGCTGGTCTGCGAAAAACGGCCAACAAATCATAGGAACACCACAACACAAGCTTTCAAGGATTGAATTCCAACTGCAGTATGTCAAGAAACCAGCTATTGATGCATGATTTAGGACATGTTCTTGTGGGTACCAATTTGCTATTAGTCCTCTTACTTTAATTTCCTCTGCAAATTCAGGTGGCAAAGTAGCCGACTCGCCGACCACCAGATCAGGTCTTATGATCCATAAGAAGTTATGCTTACTGTTTGCTAGTCCCCATGCAAATTCGGTGAGTTGTTGAGTATTCATAACAAGGACGCTGCCGAAATTTACATAAACGACTGAGTTAGGTTCTTTGGAACCAAGCCATTCTAGACATTTGGTATCCTCTATCCACATATTTGATCCAAGAGATTGCGACTCACTAAGAGGAATTTGATTGAGGAGTGAATGAAGAGGACCAACGGTGTAAATAGGAGGAAGTGACAACTCAGACTTGACTGCATCCAAAACATCCATCTCCAAGGCATCAAAAGTATTGAAAATCAAGGCTGTAGCATCATAAGTTCTTTTAGTTTCTCGTATCGAAAAATCCATCATAGGGTCGTTGGGATTGGCCGTTAGAACGAAGCTTGGTAAATCTCTGAATCTGATATCTTTTACACCGGGTATCCAGTCAATGAATGTCTCCTTCATGTACCCGTTGGTTAGGTAACTCTCATCTGCAACACAAAAGCATTTCAAAAGCTCAAAACAGATACTATATTTAATAAAGTACACGTGCACATAGATGATCCTCCATATCTTAGTTCTGCGTACCTTTGAGTGGGACAAGACCTCTTTGGACGAGATGCGGAAAGTGAAGAAGACAAATAAAGGCACAGAAGCTAATTGGCCAGTATGTCATATCTGGAATTCCAAACTCTTTAGCTGCTTGTAGAGTGAAGCTCAGAGAACCATCAGATACTATACAGCTCACAGGAGGGACATTTGAATCTGCAGAGTTGTTGAGTTTTTGGATAATATTTCGAAAAGGTCTTAAGCAGTTAGTTTGCATGGAGACGCAGAGAGATAAGACATCTTGGGTAGCATTTGGATTGGTTGGTGGTGGTAGACCGTCAGGGATTGTTTCGAAACGAAAATCCGGTAAGCCTTTAAGTGAATCTTATCCCCTTGTATTTAATAAACGTTGATGATTGAATTCTGTGTTGACAAAGGTTATATGAACACCTCTGAAATGAAGGATTTTTGCtagcttcatcaaggaagttatGTGACTCTGAAGTGGGAAGGGGATGCAAACCACATgaattttcttctccattttgtgtgtgattgtGGTGAAGGGGAGATTGCTGCTATCTTAGCACATTCTTCCCCACATTCTTATAGGAGTGTATTTCAGGTAAACCAAACTTGTGGTTCATGTATAGGTTGCAACCATAGAACATTCAAAGTCAATGAGATTTACAAAATGCGTAGTGGtcctgtattttttttttctttgttgaagaAAAAATGGAAATACATTGAAAAGGGAGTTAGAGGTACAAGTACAACCAGAAAGAAACAATACCTGTTAGAAGATAATATATGAATGGCTTTGGACTTTTCTCTAGGTTAACTAATAAGGTTTCAGTTTATTGCGGTAGAGATGACGATTTGATGCACGTATCTGCTGCCTCTAGACAGATCTAACATGGGACAGATCAACATTATAAAATATTTGCAAGTACTTTGGTGTTCTATTTGTTTAAGTAGAGAGTCACCTCACGCTGTATGGTGTAAATGACTTTCAAAACAAGAGAGATGCTACAGTTAAGTGTTGTTTGTTTGGATCTGACTTGGGATGATTCAATGTCCGACTCTAACTGAATCAGAAGTTAGATCGTATTTtgtcattatattttttttttttggggttttgaGTTTATCCCCTAAACAAATTAGTGATTGAACTTTTCCCCTAAATTGTTAACCATAACAACTTTCCCCCTAAGATTATATTTCTGCCAAAAACACCCTTATTTTTTACGTGTGTGATCCATATGTGTGCGTACCAATCACCACCTCCATTCTCAACAGAATTCCTGAAGATCATGAGGTCAAGGCTATTCTTTTTAGCATGGCCAAAGATAAAgcaccaggtccagatggttttacACCAAATTTCTTCCAAGCCAACTGGGATATTGTAGGAGAAGACTTAGTTAAAATGCTCCAGCATTTCTTCAAGTCTGGGCATCTCCTCAAAGAA
This genomic interval carries:
- the LOC113336119 gene encoding 7-deoxyloganetin glucosyltransferase-like translates to MKKPHVVCFPYPAQGHVNPMMKVAKLLHFKGFHVTFVNSDFNHQRLLNSRGSDSLQGLQDFRFESIPDGLPPPEDVNATQDIPSLCISMRDTCYEPFKNLLNKLNDSGEVPPVSCIVADGSLSTFTLKVAKEFGIPEVVFWTISFCGFAGYFHYPHLVQKGLVPLKDESYLTNAGFLDTPMDWMTGIGDVIRFRDLPSFVRTTDPDEIMVNYAIGELAKVKDATALIFNTYDDLEKDALEAFRSQLSLPPMYSIGPLPLLLNQTNQNELQSVGSNLWKEEPECLKWLDMKEPGSVVYVNFGSITVITPQQMIEFAWGLANSKHTFLWVIRPDLVAGDSAMLPAEFLEDTKDRSLYASWCPQEDVLNHPSIGGFLTHSGWNSTLESICGGVHMICWPFFAEQQTNCRYSCAHWGIGMEIDNNVKRDEVEKLVRELMDGDKGKEMKIKVMEWKKKAEESTSVGGSSDSNLDNLVTALLSGSTIV
- the LOC113336201 gene encoding 7-deoxyloganetin glucosyltransferase-like, which encodes MQTNCLRPFRNIIQKLNNSADSNVPPVSCIVSDGSLSFTLQAAKEFGIPDMTYWPISFCAFICLLHFPHLVQRGLVPLKDESYLTNGYMKETFIDWIPGVKDIRFRDLPSFVLTANPNDPMMDFSIRETKRTYDATALIFNTFDALEMDVLDAVKSELSLPPIYTVGPLHSLLNQIPLSESQSLGSNMWIEDTKCLEWLGSKEPNSVVYVNFGSVLVMNTQQLTEFAWGLANSKHNFLWIIRPDLVVGESATLPPEFAEEIKVRGLIANWYPQEHVLNHASIAGFLTYCSWNSILESLCCGVPMICWPFFADQQTNCRYLCKHWGVVMEIDNNVKREEVESLVKELMEGEKGKNLKKKAMEWKRKVEEAILPGGFYFL